A window from Streptomyces sp. NBC_00271 encodes these proteins:
- a CDS encoding PP2C family protein-serine/threonine phosphatase, which translates to MLAIPVLFIVMITVVDIVAPADIHLGPLLVIAPAITASFAGPRLTGAIGVLALAALAGIALHDGILFSRNVVVQMVALAVLSLLIVGYSVVRERHGRELAQVRSVAEAAQHVLLWPLPSGIGPLRTASVYLAAEDEAEIGGDLYAVTRTDDATRVLIGDVRGKGLAAIGEAALLLGAFREASHQHAGLTALTDALERSVGRYHGEFTPPEDEAGAEERFVTALLLEVPDDAAIVRMTSCGHPAPLLLSPEHSVTTLRLHPAPPLGVGALGPSPRTLDVFTFEAGETLLLYTDGVIEARNQRGDFYPFAERAAQWTECGPEPLLRHIRRDLLAHVGGRLGDDAALIALRRTPTHSGHHLARLIHAEPSRGWVRDSQERSS; encoded by the coding sequence ATGCTGGCGATCCCCGTCCTGTTCATCGTGATGATCACGGTCGTCGACATCGTTGCCCCGGCCGACATCCACCTGGGCCCGCTGCTGGTGATCGCGCCGGCGATCACCGCATCCTTCGCCGGTCCCCGGCTGACCGGGGCGATCGGCGTCCTGGCGCTCGCGGCCCTGGCAGGCATCGCCCTGCACGACGGCATCCTCTTCTCGCGCAACGTCGTCGTGCAGATGGTCGCCCTCGCCGTACTGAGCCTTCTGATCGTGGGCTACTCCGTGGTGCGCGAGCGACACGGACGGGAACTGGCCCAGGTGAGATCGGTCGCCGAGGCCGCACAGCACGTACTGCTGTGGCCGCTGCCCAGCGGGATCGGCCCCCTGCGTACGGCGTCGGTATATCTGGCCGCCGAGGACGAGGCCGAGATCGGTGGAGACCTGTACGCCGTCACGCGTACCGACGACGCCACGCGCGTGCTCATCGGAGATGTCCGAGGCAAGGGCTTGGCGGCCATCGGAGAGGCCGCCCTGCTGCTCGGCGCGTTCCGCGAAGCCTCCCATCAGCACGCCGGCCTCACCGCGCTGACGGACGCGCTGGAACGGAGCGTCGGCCGCTACCACGGCGAATTCACCCCGCCGGAGGACGAGGCCGGGGCCGAGGAGCGCTTCGTCACCGCCCTGTTGCTGGAGGTCCCCGACGATGCCGCCATCGTCAGGATGACCAGCTGCGGGCACCCCGCGCCCCTGCTCCTCAGCCCGGAACACTCCGTCACCACCCTGAGGCTGCACCCCGCGCCCCCGCTGGGAGTCGGCGCCCTGGGCCCATCGCCGCGCACGCTGGACGTGTTCACCTTCGAAGCCGGGGAAACCCTCCTGCTCTACACCGACGGTGTCATCGAAGCGCGCAATCAGCGCGGTGACTTCTATCCGTTCGCCGAACGAGCCGCCCAGTGGACCGAGTGCGGCCCCGAACCGCTTCTGCGTCACATCCGGCGTGACCTCCTCGCCCACGTCGGCGGACGCCTCGGCGACGACGCCGCACTCATCGCCCTTCGCCGGACGCCCACCCACTCCGGCCACCACCTCGCAAGGCTCATCCACGCCGAACCCTCCAGAGGGTGGGTGCGGGACTCCCAGGAACGCAGCTCCTGA
- a CDS encoding IS110 family transposase encodes MSRIWAGTDCGKSHHHCLVMNADGDTLLSRRVANDEPELLKLIADVLDIVGGDRATWAMDMTGGEPALLIELLLNHGQELVYIPGIAVNRATDSYRGVGKTDARDARVIADQARMRRDLQPIRPGDEAAIELRLLTEHRSDLVADRTRTVNRLKSLLTSMFPALERAFDMGTTGALVLLMGYQTPAAIRRAGKRRLAMWLRNRKVRTPEAVAAKALEAADRQHTAVTGEKAIAKMVHTLAKEVMTLNEKIAETDKLIEGRFREHELAEVITSMPGIGPILGAEFLAATGGSLDAFLTADRLATFAGVAPAPKDSGQVSDNHHRPRRYHRRLQRVFFQSAMVSIRWDPNSRRFYDRKRAEGKHHVQAVLALARRRVNVIWALIRDRRCYTVTPPVTHAA; translated from the coding sequence ATGAGCCGGATATGGGCGGGGACCGACTGCGGCAAGAGCCACCACCACTGCCTGGTCATGAATGCTGATGGCGACACGCTGCTGTCGCGCCGGGTGGCCAACGACGAACCCGAGCTGCTGAAACTGATCGCTGATGTCCTGGACATCGTCGGTGGAGACCGGGCGACCTGGGCGATGGACATGACGGGCGGTGAACCTGCCCTGTTGATCGAGCTGCTGCTCAACCACGGACAGGAACTCGTCTACATCCCTGGCATCGCGGTCAACCGGGCCACCGACAGCTACCGAGGTGTGGGGAAGACCGATGCCCGTGATGCGAGGGTGATCGCGGATCAGGCCCGCATGCGTCGCGATCTGCAACCGATCCGCCCTGGCGACGAGGCCGCCATCGAGCTGCGGCTGCTGACCGAGCACCGCTCCGACCTGGTTGCCGACCGGACCCGGACCGTGAACCGGCTAAAGTCCCTGCTCACCAGCATGTTCCCGGCCCTGGAACGCGCCTTCGACATGGGCACTACCGGTGCTCTGGTCCTGCTCATGGGCTATCAGACACCCGCGGCGATCCGCCGGGCAGGCAAGCGACGCCTTGCGATGTGGCTGCGCAACCGCAAGGTTCGCACCCCCGAGGCCGTCGCGGCCAAAGCGCTGGAAGCCGCCGACCGTCAGCACACCGCCGTGACCGGGGAGAAGGCCATCGCGAAGATGGTCCACACTCTGGCGAAGGAGGTGATGACCCTCAACGAGAAGATCGCCGAGACCGACAAGCTCATCGAGGGTCGGTTTCGCGAACACGAACTCGCCGAGGTGATCACGTCGATGCCTGGCATCGGGCCGATCCTCGGAGCCGAGTTCCTCGCCGCGACCGGCGGCAGCTTGGATGCCTTCCTCACCGCTGACCGACTCGCGACCTTCGCCGGGGTGGCACCCGCACCCAAGGACTCCGGCCAGGTCAGCGACAACCACCACCGCCCCCGGCGGTATCACCGACGGCTGCAACGCGTCTTCTTCCAGTCCGCCATGGTCAGCATCCGCTGGGATCCCAACTCCCGCCGCTTCTACGACCGCAAGAGAGCCGAGGGCAAACACCATGTCCAGGCCGTGCTCGCTCTCGCACGCCGACGCGTCAATGTGATCTGGGCTCTGATTCGTGACCGACGGTGTTACACCGTCACACCACCAGTCACTCATGCCGCTTGA
- a CDS encoding dihydrofolate reductase family protein: MRTLISSAFISLDGVMEGPGGEPGYRNSGWTFKDVEFVPEAFDIKGREQQESTAVLMGRTSYEAFSPVWPDMNEFAHYKTMPKYVVSTTLTEGKLVSNWGETTILRSLDEVAALKETDGGPIIVHGSVALNHSLADAGLIDRYHLLVYPLLLGAGKRLFPATDKDTQKLKLVEHAVYSNGLQMNVLDVVR; encoded by the coding sequence ATGCGTACCCTGATCAGCTCCGCCTTCATCTCGCTCGACGGCGTCATGGAGGGCCCGGGCGGCGAACCCGGCTACCGCAACTCCGGATGGACCTTCAAGGACGTCGAGTTCGTCCCCGAGGCGTTCGACATCAAGGGGCGGGAACAGCAGGAGTCCACCGCCGTCCTGATGGGCCGGACCAGTTACGAGGCGTTCAGCCCGGTGTGGCCGGACATGAATGAGTTCGCCCACTACAAGACCATGCCGAAGTACGTCGTCTCCACCACCCTCACTGAGGGCAAGCTCGTCTCGAACTGGGGCGAGACCACCATCCTGCGCTCTCTCGACGAGGTCGCCGCTCTCAAGGAGACCGACGGAGGCCCGATCATCGTCCACGGCAGCGTCGCCCTGAACCACAGCCTCGCCGACGCCGGCCTGATCGACCGTTACCACCTGCTCGTCTACCCGCTGCTGCTCGGTGCGGGCAAGCGCCTGTTCCCCGCCACCGACAAGGACACCCAGAAGCTCAAGCTCGTCGAGCACGCCGTGTACTCCAACGGCCTGCAGATGAACGTCCTCGACGTCGTCCGCTGA
- a CDS encoding PhzF family phenazine biosynthesis protein → MTTNTPPEVLRYTAFSSDPDGGNPAGVVLDATALDDSDMLAIAADLGYSESAFLTAPPGGLDGQEGRAYSIRYFSPKAEVPFCGHATVATAVALAERIGPGELVFATRAGTVPVEVAEEGGKLRATLTSVEPHIEEIAAADLTEALAALGWPTADLDPAFPPRIAFAGARHLVLAAAMRARLADLAYDFARLEALMHRLDLTTVQLVWRESATVFHVRDPFPVGGVVEDPATGAAAAAFGAYARDLGLVPEDAVLTLHQGADLGRPGELTVTLRAGDTRVRVTGAGARIS, encoded by the coding sequence ATGACGACGAATACGCCGCCCGAGGTGCTGCGATACACCGCCTTCTCCAGCGACCCCGACGGCGGAAACCCCGCCGGTGTCGTTCTGGACGCCACCGCCCTGGACGACAGCGACATGCTGGCCATCGCCGCCGACCTCGGATACTCGGAGTCCGCGTTCCTGACCGCGCCCCCGGGGGGCCTCGACGGCCAGGAGGGGCGGGCGTACAGCATCCGTTACTTCAGCCCCAAGGCCGAGGTGCCGTTCTGCGGGCACGCCACCGTCGCGACCGCCGTCGCGCTCGCCGAGCGGATAGGCCCCGGGGAACTGGTCTTCGCGACGCGCGCCGGCACCGTGCCGGTGGAAGTGGCCGAGGAGGGCGGGAAACTCCGGGCCACACTCACCAGTGTCGAGCCGCACATCGAGGAGATCGCCGCCGCCGACCTCACGGAGGCGCTCGCCGCGCTCGGCTGGCCGACCGCCGATCTAGACCCCGCCTTCCCGCCTCGGATCGCCTTCGCCGGTGCCCGCCATCTCGTTCTCGCGGCGGCGATGCGCGCCCGCCTCGCAGATCTCGCCTACGACTTCGCGCGCCTCGAAGCCCTGATGCACCGCTTGGACCTGACCACAGTCCAGCTGGTGTGGCGGGAGTCGGCCACCGTCTTCCATGTCCGTGACCCCTTCCCCGTCGGCGGCGTCGTCGAGGACCCGGCGACCGGCGCCGCGGCCGCCGCGTTCGGTGCTTACGCCCGTGATCTCGGCCTGGTCCCCGAGGACGCCGTCCTCACCCTGCACCAGGGCGCGGACCTGGGCCGCCCCGGCGAGCTCACCGTGACGCTGCGCGCGGGAGACACGCGCGTCCGTGTCACAGGCGCAGGAGCTCGCATCAGCTGA
- a CDS encoding alpha/beta hydrolase translates to MSFRGRSALRRIAARGTAMAAGAATAVITGLAAAPVVHASPSATEALRWAPCDDPAKPGAECATLSVPVDWAHPDGPRLDLAVARRKATDPGARVGSMVFGPGGPGDSGVEMVVRRISRFSPEVRRRFDIVSFDPRGVGGSNPVTCSGELLAKRPSPELESQADFDATMAYNRQLRADCRARTGPVFDHLDTAQTVRDLDALRAALGERKLTFHGSSYGTLLGAQYAETYPRRVRAIVLESVMDHSVPTTRDFLQSEAATAEDSFQEFVKWCDGAADCALHGRDVRALWQGLLAQAGRGELEDPAKPGTSLSSSDLVNKIAFRKFYEADYAGLATAIAGMDASKPLPASPTSTAPLHPATPVFCSDWHLPVRDYQEYASLVAMMNMTAPDLPYLLPIHMAAACLGAPTVNPQHRLDAHGAPPILVSNALHDPATGYPWAVSVARQLGRSGVLLTYEGQGHGSVTSGPCMEDAVDSYLTDLAVPPRGTSCPTVPS, encoded by the coding sequence ATGTCGTTCAGGGGCAGATCCGCACTGCGGCGCATCGCCGCGCGGGGCACGGCCATGGCCGCGGGAGCCGCCACGGCCGTCATCACCGGTCTCGCCGCCGCTCCCGTGGTCCACGCGTCGCCGTCTGCCACCGAAGCCCTGCGGTGGGCACCGTGTGACGACCCGGCGAAGCCGGGAGCCGAGTGCGCCACTCTTTCGGTGCCGGTCGACTGGGCCCACCCGGACGGGCCGAGACTCGACCTGGCCGTGGCCCGCCGCAAGGCCACCGACCCCGGCGCACGCGTCGGCTCGATGGTGTTCGGCCCCGGCGGGCCGGGCGACTCGGGTGTGGAGATGGTGGTGCGCCGCATCAGCCGGTTCAGCCCCGAGGTCCGCCGCAGGTTCGACATCGTCAGCTTCGACCCGCGCGGCGTGGGCGGCAGCAACCCGGTGACCTGCTCCGGCGAGCTGCTTGCCAAGCGGCCGTCACCGGAGCTGGAGAGCCAGGCGGACTTCGACGCCACCATGGCGTACAACAGGCAGCTCCGTGCCGACTGCCGGGCCCGTACCGGCCCAGTGTTCGACCACCTTGACACCGCCCAGACGGTCCGGGACCTGGACGCTCTCCGGGCCGCCCTCGGCGAGCGGAAACTGACCTTCCACGGCAGCTCGTACGGCACGCTGCTCGGCGCGCAGTACGCCGAGACCTACCCGCGCCGGGTACGCGCGATCGTGCTGGAGAGCGTCATGGACCACAGCGTCCCGACCACCCGTGACTTCCTGCAGTCCGAGGCGGCCACGGCAGAGGATTCATTCCAGGAGTTCGTGAAGTGGTGCGACGGCGCCGCGGACTGCGCGCTGCACGGCCGCGACGTACGCGCCCTCTGGCAGGGCCTGTTGGCTCAGGCCGGGCGCGGCGAGTTGGAGGACCCGGCGAAGCCGGGCACCTCGCTGTCGTCTTCGGACCTGGTCAACAAGATCGCGTTCCGGAAGTTCTACGAGGCCGACTACGCGGGCCTGGCCACGGCGATCGCGGGGATGGACGCGAGCAAGCCGCTGCCCGCGTCGCCCACCTCGACAGCGCCGCTGCATCCGGCCACCCCGGTCTTCTGCTCGGACTGGCACCTGCCGGTGCGCGACTACCAGGAATATGCCTCGCTCGTCGCCATGATGAACATGACCGCGCCCGACCTGCCTTACCTGCTGCCGATCCACATGGCAGCGGCATGTCTGGGCGCGCCGACCGTCAACCCGCAGCACCGCCTGGACGCACACGGTGCCCCGCCGATCCTGGTGTCCAACGCGCTGCACGACCCCGCCACCGGCTACCCGTGGGCGGTCTCGGTGGCCCGGCAGCTCGGCCGCAGCGGCGTGCTCCTCACCTACGAGGGCCAGGGGCACGGCAGCGTCACCAGCGGCCCGTGCATGGAGGACGCCGTGGACAGCTACCTCACCGACCTGGCAGTCCCACCACGGGGCACCAGCTGCCCCACCGTGCCGTCCTGA
- a CDS encoding glycoside hydrolase family 76 protein codes for MPASAATQVCVLTCDTLDPSQARQESFPVPNKDLNGRRLELHVSDADDMAWASIDNGVTGDSVWLDRSWDGGVTWEGLLGKASIPGTWTGTRTLMYNITDPRNHRRGLVRACGDAAGVGCTNWAYPTVCDTLCDGTDAGKAAGDDQPVPSTTLYGRTIRLHVDQMNSMAWASIDTGGAGDEIWLDRSWDGGSTWPDGSSLGRTSTPSGATGTRTAMYATRDPRGLLYGGAVRACGREASHNEGSCTTWVRPVPTRTRAAADALMSSYDPYNGWWPSSWWNSAATLTALVDSSRATGRHDYDWVIARTFDQNKGTFAAGVRSSDAIEGDFISRSIDDSGWWAIAWIDAYDYTGDSRYLNEAVTIANYVQQYWDPGTCGGGVWWDRERTYKNAVTNGQYLWLTTALHQRIPGDTVWLQRAKTSAAWYRSSGVINSSGLVNDGLTSACANNGSTVWSYNQGLAIGGFTELWKTTGDSSLLTTARTLADAAISSPTLTSGGVLTESCDVGSASCDDNQKQFKGIFMRNFADLAKATGSGTYQSYVQKQADTLWARDRSSLSALGERWAGTSPNQTDWRTQAGALEALTAAAG; via the coding sequence ATGCCCGCGTCCGCCGCGACCCAGGTGTGCGTACTGACCTGTGACACGCTGGACCCCTCACAGGCCCGGCAGGAGAGCTTCCCGGTGCCGAACAAGGACCTCAACGGCCGTCGCCTCGAACTGCACGTCTCCGACGCGGACGACATGGCCTGGGCCAGCATCGACAACGGCGTGACCGGCGACTCGGTGTGGCTGGACCGCTCCTGGGACGGCGGCGTCACCTGGGAAGGACTGCTCGGCAAGGCGAGCATCCCGGGGACCTGGACCGGTACCAGGACGCTGATGTACAACATCACCGATCCTCGCAACCACCGGCGCGGGCTCGTGCGGGCCTGCGGCGACGCCGCAGGGGTCGGCTGTACGAACTGGGCCTACCCCACGGTCTGCGACACGCTCTGCGACGGCACCGACGCGGGCAAGGCGGCCGGCGACGACCAGCCGGTGCCGTCGACCACCCTCTACGGCCGCACGATCCGGCTGCACGTCGACCAGATGAACTCCATGGCCTGGGCGAGCATCGACACCGGTGGCGCCGGCGACGAGATCTGGCTCGACCGTTCGTGGGACGGCGGCTCGACCTGGCCGGACGGCTCCTCACTCGGCCGCACCAGCACCCCGTCCGGGGCCACCGGGACCCGTACCGCGATGTACGCCACCCGCGATCCGCGTGGGCTCCTCTACGGCGGCGCCGTCCGCGCCTGCGGCCGGGAGGCGAGCCACAACGAGGGCAGTTGCACCACGTGGGTCAGGCCCGTGCCGACCAGGACACGCGCGGCGGCCGACGCGCTGATGTCCTCGTACGACCCCTACAACGGCTGGTGGCCGAGCAGTTGGTGGAACTCCGCCGCCACCCTCACCGCGCTCGTCGACTCCTCCCGGGCCACCGGCAGGCACGACTACGACTGGGTCATCGCGCGCACCTTCGACCAGAACAAGGGCACCTTCGCGGCCGGTGTGCGCAGTTCGGACGCGATCGAGGGCGACTTCATCAGCCGTTCCATCGACGACTCGGGCTGGTGGGCCATCGCCTGGATCGACGCGTACGACTACACCGGTGACTCCCGCTATCTGAACGAGGCGGTCACCATCGCCAACTACGTCCAGCAGTACTGGGACCCCGGCACCTGCGGGGGTGGCGTGTGGTGGGACCGCGAGCGCACCTACAAGAACGCCGTGACGAACGGGCAGTACCTCTGGCTGACCACGGCGCTGCACCAGCGCATCCCGGGCGACACCGTGTGGCTTCAGCGGGCCAAGACATCCGCCGCCTGGTACCGGTCCAGCGGGGTGATCAACTCCTCCGGTCTGGTGAACGACGGGCTGACCTCCGCCTGCGCCAACAACGGCTCCACCGTGTGGAGTTACAACCAGGGACTGGCCATCGGCGGCTTCACCGAACTGTGGAAGACGACCGGGGACAGCTCGCTGCTGACCACCGCGCGCACCCTGGCCGACGCCGCGATCAGCAGCCCGACGCTGACCTCCGGCGGAGTGCTCACCGAGTCCTGCGACGTCGGTTCGGCGTCCTGCGACGACAACCAGAAGCAGTTCAAGGGCATCTTCATGCGGAACTTCGCCGACCTCGCGAAGGCCACCGGGTCCGGCACCTACCAGAGTTACGTCCAGAAGCAGGCCGACACGCTGTGGGCGCGGGACCGTAGCTCCCTCAGCGCCCTCGGCGAACGCTGGGCCGGTACCAGCCCCAACCAGACCGACTGGCGTACCCAGGCCGGCGCCCTCGAAGCGCTCACCGCCGCCGCGGGCTGA
- a CDS encoding Na+/H+ antiporter: MLATAVAVAAVAKAMPRRILTVLRAESLLNDGTALVLLAVTIEVVTDERPFSWSGTALAFVESYVGGIVIGVAIALLLIPVRRRLPAPLLHSALSVATPFLAYLPAELLHVSGVLAVVTCGLVTTRFGPRVIGSDARIQAIAFWEVASYLLNGALFILVGIQLPATVRALTSVSLAQAAIAACAVSVAVFGTRLLWFYSVPYLVRFLDRRPQQRDRRITAPQRLPLAWAGMRGAISLAAALTVPAVTAEGHVVEQRDAVVFITAVVIVVTLTFLGPTLPTVVRRARFPEDEVKTAELTLSRCHMSSAALRALPELAQRFGVPEAATLRMAQDIEDRMAPAPGSTRCRESVRRLELALLQVKRDTLRDLRDTGRIDDIVLRTVQEVLDVEEVRLGRKAHDAAAEASQDDPARS; encoded by the coding sequence GTGCTGGCCACCGCGGTCGCCGTCGCCGCCGTGGCCAAGGCCATGCCACGCCGCATCCTGACCGTGCTGCGCGCCGAAAGCCTGCTGAACGACGGTACCGCTCTGGTCCTGCTGGCCGTGACCATCGAGGTCGTCACCGACGAGCGACCCTTCTCCTGGTCCGGTACGGCGCTCGCCTTCGTCGAGTCCTACGTCGGCGGAATCGTGATCGGTGTCGCGATCGCACTGCTCCTGATCCCGGTCAGGCGCCGACTGCCCGCGCCCCTGCTCCACAGCGCGCTGAGTGTCGCCACCCCCTTCCTCGCCTACCTGCCCGCCGAACTCCTGCACGTGTCCGGCGTCCTCGCCGTTGTCACCTGCGGCCTTGTGACCACCCGGTTCGGCCCTCGCGTCATCGGTTCCGACGCCCGGATCCAGGCCATCGCCTTCTGGGAAGTGGCCAGTTACCTGCTCAACGGCGCGTTGTTCATCCTCGTCGGTATCCAACTACCCGCCACGGTGAGGGCATTGACCTCGGTCTCCCTGGCGCAGGCGGCGATCGCCGCCTGCGCCGTGAGCGTCGCTGTGTTCGGGACACGGCTGCTGTGGTTCTACTCGGTCCCTTATCTGGTCAGGTTCCTGGACCGGCGTCCTCAGCAGCGGGACCGCCGTATCACCGCCCCTCAGCGCCTGCCGTTGGCGTGGGCGGGGATGCGCGGAGCCATCTCGCTGGCCGCGGCGCTGACCGTGCCCGCCGTGACCGCCGAGGGACATGTCGTCGAGCAACGCGACGCCGTCGTGTTCATCACGGCCGTCGTCATCGTCGTCACCCTTACGTTCCTCGGTCCGACGCTGCCGACCGTGGTCCGCCGGGCCCGCTTCCCCGAGGACGAGGTCAAGACCGCGGAACTCACTCTCTCTCGCTGCCATATGAGCAGCGCCGCCCTGCGCGCCCTACCGGAGTTGGCGCAGCGGTTCGGGGTCCCTGAGGCGGCCACCCTCCGCATGGCCCAGGACATCGAGGACCGAATGGCCCCCGCTCCCGGCTCCACGCGATGCCGCGAGAGTGTGCGGCGCCTCGAACTCGCCCTGCTTCAGGTCAAGCGGGACACGCTCAGGGACCTGCGCGACACCGGCCGCATCGACGACATCGTCCTCCGCACCGTTCAGGAAGTGCTCGATGTGGAGGAGGTCCGCCTGGGGAGAAAGGCGCATGACGCAGCGGCGGAGGCTTCCCAGGACGACCCCGCGCGCTCCTAG